One window of Vespa velutina chromosome 2, iVesVel2.1, whole genome shotgun sequence genomic DNA carries:
- the LOC124957891 gene encoding cell wall protein IFF6-like isoform X2: MKIYLLFLAAFVATVLARPSGKESNAEVSAAANAAGSCSENALSDAIPEDLGQDRLLNDGTESALQDGDANSPLSQWDRRARLSDTKASAITSASSLSSNLQRNIKSSDTIANAAASASTQASILGKRARRSSNAEASAATSTSSQADSGKNKDACAPDAIAGAAASASSQASILGKSARRSSNAEASAATSTSSQADSGKDTDASGSNAIAGAAASASSQASSLGKRVRRSSNAEASAATSTSSQADSGKNTDASASDAIAGAAASASSQADSGKNKDACASDAIAGAAASASSQASSLGKRVRRSSNAEASAATSTSSQADSGKNTDASASDAIVSVAASVSSQADSGKGKSAGESNAEASAAASASSQADSGKGKSASESNAEASAAASASSQADRGKDKDASASNAEASAIASTSSQAGSGKGKSTSESNAETSAVASASSQANSGKDKSTSDSNAEASAAASASSQADRGKGKDASESNAAAWAASASSQSDNGKSKNASGSDAEARTTGLALSRSDSESAKDACESDPESKNSLSASLRGDRRRSSSGIEALSGAWASAASSALNRPNGLFGSLSNTLSGGIVRAN, translated from the exons ATGAAGATCTACCTCCTTTTCTTGGCGGCATTTGTCGCAACTGTACTAGCTAGACCTAGCGGAAAG gaaagcAACGCTGAAGTAAGTGCCGCAGCAAACGCAGCAGGAAGCTGTAGCGAAAACGCATTATCTGATGCTATACCTGAGGATTTAGGACAAGACAGACTGCTAAATGATGGAACTGAATCTGCTCTACAAGATGGCGATGCAAATTCTCCCTTATCACAATGGGACAGGAGAGCAAGACTATCTGATACAAAAGCTAGTGCCATAACTTCCGCTTCGTCACTATCAAGCAACTTGCaaaggaatataaaatcatcCGATACAATAGCTAATGCTGCAGCTTCAGCCTCGACACAAGCGAGCATCTTGGGAAAGAGAGCAAGAAGATCATCAAATGCAGAAGCTAGTGCTGCAACTTCAACCTCGTCACAAGCGGACAGcggaaaaaataaagacgcATGTGCACCTGATGCAATAGCTGGTGCTGCAGCTTCAGCCTCGTCACAAGCGAGCATCTTGGGAAAGAGTGCAAGAAGATCATCAAATGCAGAAGCTAGTGCTGCAACTTCAACCTCGTCACAAGCGGACAGCGGAAAAGATACAGACGCAAGTGGATCTAATGCAATAGCTGGTGCTGCTGCTTCAGCCTCGTCACAAGCGAGCAGCTTgggaaagagagtaagaagaTCATCAAATGCAGAAGCTAGTGCTGCAACTTCAACCTCGTCACAAGCGGACAGCGGAAAAAATACAGACGCAAGTGCATCTGATGCAATAGCTGGTGCTGCAGCTTCAGCCTCGTCACAAGCGGACAGcggaaaaaataaagacgcATGTGCATCTGATGCAATAGCTGGTGCTGCAGCTTCAGCCTCGTCACAAGCGAGCAGCTTgggaaagagagtaagaagaTCATCAAATGCAGAAGCTAGTGCTGCAACTTCAACCTCGTCACAAGCGGACAGCGGAAAAAATACAGACGCAAGTGCATCTGATGCAATAGTTAGTGTTGCAGCTTCAGTCTCGTCACAAGCGGACAGCGGAAAAGGTAAATCCGCAGGTGAATCTAATGCAGAAGCTAGTGCTGCAGCTTCAGCCTCATCACAAGCGGACAGCGGAAAAGGTAAATCCGCAAGTGAATCTAATGCAGAAGCTAGCGCTGCAGCTTCAGCCTCATCACAAGCGGatagaggaaaagataaagacgCAAGTGCATCTAATGCAGAAGCTAGTGCTATAGCTTCAACTTCGTCACAAGCAGGCAGCGGAAAAGGTAAATCCACAAGTGAATCTAATGCAGAAACTAGCGCTGTAGCTTCAGCCTCGTCACAAGCGAACAGCGGAAAAGATAAATCCACAAGTGATTCTAATGCAGAAGCTAGCGCTGCAGCTTCAGCCTCGTCACAAGCGGATAGAGGAAAAGGTAAAGACGCAAGTGAATCTAATGCAGCAGCTTGGGCTGCCTCCGCATCTTCACAATCAGACAATGGAAAGAGCAAAAATGCAAGTGGATCTGATGCAGAAGCTAGGACTACGGGTTTAGCTTTGTCACGATCGGACAGCGAAAGTGCCAAAGACGCATGTGAATCTGATCCAGAATCTAAAAATTCACTTTCAGCATCTTTACGAggggatagaagaagaagcagtAGTGGAATAGAAGCTCTTTCAGGAGCTTGGGCTTCAGCAGCGTCCTCAGCACTAAATCGTCCAAATGGCTTATTTGGAAGTTTAAGTAATACACTCAGTGGTGGCATTGTCAGAGCAaactaa
- the LOC124957891 gene encoding cell wall protein IFF6-like isoform X1 produces MKFGKQGGCIYNLEYIRNSTSVLPKSTTMKIYLLFLAAFVATVLARPSGKESNAEVSAAANAAGSCSENALSDAIPEDLGQDRLLNDGTESALQDGDANSPLSQWDRRARLSDTKASAITSASSLSSNLQRNIKSSDTIANAAASASTQASILGKRARRSSNAEASAATSTSSQADSGKNKDACAPDAIAGAAASASSQASILGKSARRSSNAEASAATSTSSQADSGKDTDASGSNAIAGAAASASSQASSLGKRVRRSSNAEASAATSTSSQADSGKNTDASASDAIAGAAASASSQADSGKNKDACASDAIAGAAASASSQASSLGKRVRRSSNAEASAATSTSSQADSGKNTDASASDAIVSVAASVSSQADSGKGKSAGESNAEASAAASASSQADSGKGKSASESNAEASAAASASSQADRGKDKDASASNAEASAIASTSSQAGSGKGKSTSESNAETSAVASASSQANSGKDKSTSDSNAEASAAASASSQADRGKGKDASESNAAAWAASASSQSDNGKSKNASGSDAEARTTGLALSRSDSESAKDACESDPESKNSLSASLRGDRRRSSSGIEALSGAWASAASSALNRPNGLFGSLSNTLSGGIVRAN; encoded by the exons ATGAAATTTGGAAAACAAG GaggatgtatatataatctagAATACATTCGGAACAGCACATCAGTTCTTCCAAAATCGACAACAATGAAGATCTACCTCCTTTTCTTGGCGGCATTTGTCGCAACTGTACTAGCTAGACCTAGCGGAAAG gaaagcAACGCTGAAGTAAGTGCCGCAGCAAACGCAGCAGGAAGCTGTAGCGAAAACGCATTATCTGATGCTATACCTGAGGATTTAGGACAAGACAGACTGCTAAATGATGGAACTGAATCTGCTCTACAAGATGGCGATGCAAATTCTCCCTTATCACAATGGGACAGGAGAGCAAGACTATCTGATACAAAAGCTAGTGCCATAACTTCCGCTTCGTCACTATCAAGCAACTTGCaaaggaatataaaatcatcCGATACAATAGCTAATGCTGCAGCTTCAGCCTCGACACAAGCGAGCATCTTGGGAAAGAGAGCAAGAAGATCATCAAATGCAGAAGCTAGTGCTGCAACTTCAACCTCGTCACAAGCGGACAGcggaaaaaataaagacgcATGTGCACCTGATGCAATAGCTGGTGCTGCAGCTTCAGCCTCGTCACAAGCGAGCATCTTGGGAAAGAGTGCAAGAAGATCATCAAATGCAGAAGCTAGTGCTGCAACTTCAACCTCGTCACAAGCGGACAGCGGAAAAGATACAGACGCAAGTGGATCTAATGCAATAGCTGGTGCTGCTGCTTCAGCCTCGTCACAAGCGAGCAGCTTgggaaagagagtaagaagaTCATCAAATGCAGAAGCTAGTGCTGCAACTTCAACCTCGTCACAAGCGGACAGCGGAAAAAATACAGACGCAAGTGCATCTGATGCAATAGCTGGTGCTGCAGCTTCAGCCTCGTCACAAGCGGACAGcggaaaaaataaagacgcATGTGCATCTGATGCAATAGCTGGTGCTGCAGCTTCAGCCTCGTCACAAGCGAGCAGCTTgggaaagagagtaagaagaTCATCAAATGCAGAAGCTAGTGCTGCAACTTCAACCTCGTCACAAGCGGACAGCGGAAAAAATACAGACGCAAGTGCATCTGATGCAATAGTTAGTGTTGCAGCTTCAGTCTCGTCACAAGCGGACAGCGGAAAAGGTAAATCCGCAGGTGAATCTAATGCAGAAGCTAGTGCTGCAGCTTCAGCCTCATCACAAGCGGACAGCGGAAAAGGTAAATCCGCAAGTGAATCTAATGCAGAAGCTAGCGCTGCAGCTTCAGCCTCATCACAAGCGGatagaggaaaagataaagacgCAAGTGCATCTAATGCAGAAGCTAGTGCTATAGCTTCAACTTCGTCACAAGCAGGCAGCGGAAAAGGTAAATCCACAAGTGAATCTAATGCAGAAACTAGCGCTGTAGCTTCAGCCTCGTCACAAGCGAACAGCGGAAAAGATAAATCCACAAGTGATTCTAATGCAGAAGCTAGCGCTGCAGCTTCAGCCTCGTCACAAGCGGATAGAGGAAAAGGTAAAGACGCAAGTGAATCTAATGCAGCAGCTTGGGCTGCCTCCGCATCTTCACAATCAGACAATGGAAAGAGCAAAAATGCAAGTGGATCTGATGCAGAAGCTAGGACTACGGGTTTAGCTTTGTCACGATCGGACAGCGAAAGTGCCAAAGACGCATGTGAATCTGATCCAGAATCTAAAAATTCACTTTCAGCATCTTTACGAggggatagaagaagaagcagtAGTGGAATAGAAGCTCTTTCAGGAGCTTGGGCTTCAGCAGCGTCCTCAGCACTAAATCGTCCAAATGGCTTATTTGGAAGTTTAAGTAATACACTCAGTGGTGGCATTGTCAGAGCAaactaa